Proteins from a genomic interval of Hornefia porci:
- a CDS encoding Mini-ribonuclease 3 — MEVDSKLSNTTALAYIGDAVYELYVREYVMERGGVRVDRINRMAISFVKADAQALAARGLMEDFLTEEELRLLKRARNHTRTSKPRGSTPIDYKLATGLEALVGYLYLSGNKERCDEVIARAIRLIEEGRE, encoded by the coding sequence ATGGAAGTCGATTCTAAACTGAGCAATACGACGGCGCTGGCCTACATAGGCGACGCCGTCTATGAATTATATGTCCGGGAATACGTGATGGAGCGCGGCGGCGTCCGGGTGGACCGGATCAACCGCATGGCGATATCCTTTGTGAAAGCAGACGCCCAGGCTCTGGCTGCCCGCGGTCTGATGGAGGATTTTCTGACGGAGGAGGAACTGCGGCTGCTGAAGCGTGCCCGCAACCATACCAGAACGTCGAAGCCGCGGGGCTCCACCCCCATCGACTACAAGCTGGCGACGGGTCTTGAGGCGCTGGTGGGATATCTGTATCTGTCCGGGAACAAAGAACGGTGCGACGAGGTCATCGCGCGGGCCATCCGTCTCATCGAGGAAGGAAGAGAATGA
- a CDS encoding dihydrofolate reductase produces MNMILAADRNWGIGNKGQLLCHLSGDLKYFKQTTLGHTVIMGRATLESLPGKRGLPGRRNIVLTTRRDFTADRVDTVCHNLDELRAAAKDDPDAFVIGGADVYAQLLPWCDTVYITKIDAEFPADRRFRNLDMDPAFQITRQSGEMEENGIRYRFVKYERKKD; encoded by the coding sequence ATGAACATGATTCTTGCCGCGGACAGGAACTGGGGCATAGGCAACAAAGGACAGCTGTTATGTCATCTGTCCGGAGATCTGAAATATTTCAAGCAGACTACGCTGGGGCATACGGTGATCATGGGCAGAGCGACGCTGGAGAGCCTTCCGGGGAAACGGGGACTGCCGGGGCGGCGCAACATCGTGCTCACCACCCGGCGGGATTTCACGGCAGATCGGGTGGATACGGTGTGCCATAATCTGGACGAGCTCCGGGCGGCAGCAAAGGATGATCCGGACGCCTTTGTCATCGGCGGCGCGGACGTCTACGCGCAGCTTCTGCCCTGGTGTGATACGGTTTATATCACAAAGATCGACGCGGAATTCCCGGCGGACCGCCGGTTCCGGAACCTGGACATGGACCCCGCGTTTCAGATCACCCGGCAGAGCGGGGAAATGGAGGAAAACGGGATTCGGTACCGTTTCGTAAAATATGAAAGAAAAAAAGACTGA
- the thyA gene encoding thymidylate synthase yields MSYADKVFVQNINDILEHGVSDRDLDVRPHWADGTPAHTIALFGLVNRYDLSREFPIITLRRTYWKSAWDEISWIWQKKSSNIRDLSGHVWDEWADENGSIGKAYGYQMGVKHHYPEGDMDQVDRVIWSLKNDPGSRRILTNMYNHHDLSEMALYPCAYSMTFTVIGNRLNAVLNQRSQDMLTANNWNVVQYALIVYAMASAYGFRPGELVHVIANAHIYDRHVEIVREMTAGRQHEAPKLWIDPEVKDFYEFSRDSFRLDGYEYEDFRHEIEVAI; encoded by the coding sequence ATGAGTTACGCAGACAAAGTGTTCGTGCAGAACATAAACGATATTCTGGAGCACGGCGTTTCCGACCGGGATCTGGATGTCCGTCCCCACTGGGCGGACGGCACCCCGGCGCACACCATCGCTCTGTTCGGCCTGGTGAACCGCTATGATCTGAGCCGCGAGTTTCCGATCATCACGCTGCGCCGCACCTACTGGAAAAGTGCCTGGGATGAGATTTCCTGGATCTGGCAGAAGAAATCCAGCAACATCCGTGACCTGTCCGGCCATGTCTGGGACGAATGGGCAGATGAGAACGGCTCCATCGGCAAGGCTTACGGCTATCAGATGGGGGTGAAGCACCATTATCCGGAGGGGGATATGGATCAGGTAGACCGGGTGATCTGGAGCCTGAAGAACGACCCGGGCTCCCGGCGCATCCTGACGAACATGTACAATCATCATGATCTGTCGGAGATGGCGCTGTATCCCTGCGCCTATTCCATGACCTTCACGGTGATCGGAAACCGTCTGAACGCTGTGCTCAACCAGCGCTCCCAGGATATGCTCACCGCCAACAACTGGAATGTGGTGCAGTACGCGCTGATCGTCTATGCGATGGCGTCCGCTTACGGATTCCGCCCGGGAGAGCTGGTTCACGTGATCGCCAACGCCCACATCTATGACCGGCACGTGGAGATCGTCCGGGAAATGACAGCCGGCAGGCAGCATGAGGCGCCGAAGCTGTGGATCGATCCGGAAGTGAAGGATTTCTATGAGTTCAGCCGGGACAGCTTCCGTCTGGACGGCTATGAATATGAGGATTTCCGTCACGAAATCGAGGTGGCGATATGA